The DNA region TATATGCTCGAATATTTGGCGCAGAAATTGCTCTTTTACTGATATATATTGGATTCTATGTTCATCTTATTATCAAAGCAAAAGGAAAGATTATAACAAAGTATTGGATGGCGGCATTGCTTTTTAATTTGCCTTTAATACCGCATTATCTATCAACTTATTTATTGGGAAGTGCTGATAAGATAATGATTTCAAATATTATAAATGATACGGCTACAGCATATTATAGTGTTGCATATTCAGTTGCTTCCGTTGCAATCATTATCTGGACGGCCGCTAATTCATCTTTGATACCATTCACTTATGAAAAATGCAAGATAAAAGACTATAAGGCTATTTCAAACGTAACAATACCTATCTTAATAGTTTTTGGAGCTGCTTGTATTTTCATTATTTTGCTAGCACCAGAAGTAGTTGCTATTATGGCATCTAAAGAATATAAAGAAGCAATTTATGTAATCCCTCCTATTGTTGGAGGCGTGTTTTTCCAAGTACATTATTATATTTATGCAAATGTACTATATTATTATAAAAAGCCCAAATTTGTAATGATTGGGAGTTTTGTTGCAACTGTACTCAATGTTGTTTTGAATTTCATATTTATAAAGCAGTACGGGTACATTGCAGCTGGATATACTACGATTTTCTGCTATTTTGTTCAGGCGCTTATTGACTATTTTGCAATGAGATACGTAGTAGGCGAAAGCATTTATGATATGAGAATAATTGTTGGTATGTCTGTTTTTTTGACAATAATTTCGATATTTAGTAATCTAACGTATGATTATGTGATAATTCGTTATGTTGTTGTTATAGTTTTACTGATTGTTGGAATTCTAAATAGCAAAAAAATGATCTCATTATTTAAGGGGTTAAAGAAAGGATAATCATTATGAAGGTTGAAAACTTAGTTAACATTATCGGCGCAGATTTTTACACGGGTGTTCCAGATAGCCAATTAAAAGCGCTTTGTAATTATCTAATGTATACATATGGAATAGATCAGAGCCACCATATTATAGCTGCAAATGAAGGTAATTGTACTGCTTTGGCTGCTGGTTATCATCTTGCAACAGGAAAAGTTCCTGTCGTTTATATGCAGAACAGCGGTGAGGGGAATATTATCAATCCGGTTGCTAGTTTATTGAATGATAAGGTTTACGCTATCCCGATGATATTCATTGTAGGCTGGCGTGGCGAGCCTGGCATTCATGACGAGCCCCAGCATATCTATCAGGGTGAAGTAACTGTTAAGCTGCTTGAGGATATGGATATTGAGACATTCATCATTGGCAAAGATACAACTGATGATGAAGTCAAAGCTGCAATGGAAAACTTCAAGGCTATACTTGTAAATGGAAAGCAGGTTGCTTTCGTCATTCGTAAGGGTGCGCTGACAGACGCTCCGATGGTCGAGTACAAAAACGATAATACCATGGTACGTGAGGAGATAATCCGTCATATCGTTAGGATAAGTGGTGAAGATCCAATCGTTTCGACTACAGGTAAAGCAAGTCGTGAGCTTTTCGAGATAAGAGAGGCAAATGGACAGAGCCACAAGTATGATTTTCTAACGGTTGGCAGCATGGGTCACAGCTCCTCAATAGCGTTTGGCGTAGCGATAAACAAGCCTGATAGTAAGGTTTGGTGCATTGATGGTGATGGAGCTGTGCTGATGCACATGGGCAGCATGGCTGTTCTTGGTGCAAATAAGCCCGCAAATATGGTTCACATCGTAATAAACAACTCTGCACATGAAACTGTTGGTGGAATGCCTACGGTTGCTGGGCAGATAGATGTTGTTGGCGTGGCAAAAGCTTGCGGGTATCCGAATGCGGTTTGTGTTGATAGTTTTGAAACGCTTGACAGAGAGCTTGAAGCAGTTAAGGCCCGAAATGAGCTTTCTCTTATTGAAGTAAAGTGTAGTATTGGTGCGAGAGATGATCTTGGGAGACCTACTACTACAGCTATTGAGAATAAGCAGAATTTTATGGAATATATTATTTAATGTTGGAGATTTATCTATGTGCGGCATAGTAGGCTTCACCGGAACAAAACAGGCAGCTCCCATACTTCTTGACGGGCTGGCAAAGCTCGAATACAGAGGCTATGATTCGGCGGGTATCGCTGTTCGTGACGGTGTGAATGAAACTGAGATCTTAAAGGAAAAGGGCAAGCTGCGTGTGCTTGCGGAGATGACCGACAACGGCAATGCAGTCAAAGGTTGCTGCGGTATAGGACATACTAGATGGGCGACTCACGGAGAGCCGTCTGCGCTCAATGCTCACCCTCACGCTTCCGATGACGAGAATGTAATTGCCGTGCATAATGGTATCATCGAGAATTATCAGGAACTGCGTGAAAAACTCACAAAGAAAGGCTACACCTTCAATTCGCAGACCGATACCGAAGTTGCTGTCAAGCTGATCGACTACTATTACAAGAAGTACAACGAGGGTCCCGTGGATTCTATCGTTCGTGCTATGCTACGTATACGCGGCTCTTATGCATTGTGTGTTATGTTCAAAGAATATCCCGACGAGATCTACACCGCTCGTAAAGACAGCCCGATGATAATCGGTATTGCCGATGGTGAAACTTATGTAGCTTCTGATGTTCCGGCAATTCTGAAATACACCCGTAATGTGTACTATATTGGCAATAACGAGATAGCAAAGCTCGAAAAAGGAAAGGCTACTTTCTATAACATAGATCAAGAAGAAATCACAAAGCCATTGAAAGAAATCAAATGGGATGCCGAGTCTGCCGAAAAGGGCGGATATGAGCATTTCATGCTGAAAGAAATTCATGAACAGCCGAAGGTCATTCGTGACACCATCAATTCCGTTGTCAAGGACGGCGTTATCAGCTTTGAAAGCGTTGGTTTGACCGACGAGGATATGCGAAATATCGAGCAGATATACATTGTTGCCTGTGGCTCGGCGTACCATGTCGGCATGGCGGCTCAGTATGTAATAGAGGAACTGACAAGTCTTTCGGTTCGTGTTGAGCTTGCAAGCGAGTTCCGTTACAGAAAGATGAAACTGAAACAGAACAGTCTTGTTATCATCATCAGCCAGTCGGGTGAAACTGCCGATAGCCTAGCGGCACTTCGCTCTGCCAAGGATCAGGGCATCAAAACGCTTGGTATCGTGAATGTTGTGGGCTCGTCTATCGCAAGAGAAGCGGATAATGTATTCTACACTCTTGCAGGTCCCGAAATATCCGTTGCAACAACAAAGGCGTATAGCACACAGCTTATTGCAGGTTATCTGCTCGCTCTCCAGTTTGCAAAGGCAAGAGAGGAAATCTCCGACGAGAGATATGCCGAGCTTATCAATGAGATAAATACCATTCCCGAAAAGATCAGCCGTATTCTTGAAGATAAGGAGCGCATACAGTGGTTCTCCACCAAGCTGGTCGGCATCAAGGACGCTTTTTTCATCGGTCGAGGTATCGACTATGCAATCAGCCTTGAGGGCAGCCTGAAAATGAAAGAGATCAGCTATATCCATTCTGAAGCGTATGCTGCGGGTGAGCTGAAACACGGTCCTATCAGCCTTATCGAAGATGGAACTGTGGTCATCAGCGTTGTGACCCAGCCAGAGTTGTATGAGAAGACTGTCAGCAACATGGTTGAGGTCAAGAGTCGTGGCGCACACGTTCTGGGACTGACAACCTACGGCAACTATGCGATGGAGGATACCGCCGATTTCACGGTGTATATCCCGAAGATGGATCCGCTGTTCGCAGGAAGTCTGTCGGTTATTCCGTTGCAGCTGATGGGTTATTACGTTTCTGTCGGCAAGGGCTATGACGTTGACAAGCCTAGAAATCTCGCAAAGAGCGTTACTGTTGAATAAGGAGAAAGCTATGTACACAATTTCCGATCTCTATGATCTTGATCACACACTTGCTAAGGACTACCTTAGCAAATTTACATACCCCTGGGAAGCACTCAGTGGCATAAAGGATTTTATCCTTGAACTCGGCAAAACCTTAGACCCTAACGAATATGAGCTTCGAGAGGAAGGCGTTTGGGTACACAAGACTGCAAAGGTTTTCCCGACTGCTTATCTTGGTGCGCCATGCATCATCGGACCGAATACCGAAGTACGTCATTGTGCATTCATTCGTGGTTCTGCTCTTGTAGGTGCAGACTGTGTTGTGGGTAACAGTGTTGAACTGAAGAATGTTATTCTGTTCGACCACGTTCAGACTCCGCACTACAATTATGTTGGCGACAGCATTCTCGGCTATTTCAGCCACATGGGTGCAGGCTCGATCACATCAAATGTGAAGTCCGATAAAAAGAATGTTATCGTCCGTGACGGGAGTGAGAAAGTCGAGACAGGTATCAAGAAGTTTGGTGCGATGATAGGCGACTATGTTGAGGTTGGCTGTAATGCCGTCTGCAATCCAGGTACTGTCATTGGTAGACATAGTAATGTTTATCCGACCTCTTGCGTAAGGGGCGTTGTGCCTGCTGATTCTATTTGGAAGGATAATGGGGAGATCATTCATAAAGAAGACAGGGAATAACGATGAAGCACCTTTCGGGGTGCTTTTTCAAAAACATCAAGGAGTGAAGCTGAAATGAAATTGACCACGACTCAAGTTGCATTATTAGAAGCAATAAAAGCTTCACTATTTGATATTGAGCCTAATTTTCCTGCTGATACAGATTGGGATGAGGTAGTAAAAGAAGCTAAGGCTCAGACTGTTTTGGGGATAATTAGCCCTGTTATTCCAGTTAAGGACGTAAGTGTCGAAATGGGTAAGGCAACGTATATGAGGATTCTGTTTGAACAGGATAAACTCATAAAGTTGCTTGATGCCAATGATATTCCTTGTGTTATTCTTAAAGGATCTGCTGCTGCGCAGTATTATCCAAAGCCGTATTTGCGAGCTATGGGTGATATTGATATTCTTGTCACTCGTGATAGATTTGAAGAGGCTGTTGAATTACTAGAAAGTAACGGATATATTTATGTCCATAACAAGGATGAGAATGGTCATATGTTAGCATATGAACGAAATATCGTATATAAGAAAAACGGAATAATAATAGAATTACATCACCATTTTAGTTCTGAAGGTTTTGATATGGATGATATTCTTGAACAAGGAATATATAAACGAGAGTATCGCGAACTGGACGGATATAAAATACCGGTGCTGCCGGATATA from Ruminococcus albus AD2013 includes:
- a CDS encoding UDP-N-acetylglucosamine pyrophosphorylase, producing the protein MYTISDLYDLDHTLAKDYLSKFTYPWEALSGIKDFILELGKTLDPNEYELREEGVWVHKTAKVFPTAYLGAPCIIGPNTEVRHCAFIRGSALVGADCVVGNSVELKNVILFDHVQTPHYNYVGDSILGYFSHMGAGSITSNVKSDKKNVIVRDGSEKVETGIKKFGAMIGDYVEVGCNAVCNPGTVIGRHSNVYPTSCVRGVVPADSIWKDNGEIIHKEDRE
- a CDS encoding nucleotidyltransferase domain-containing protein, whose product is MKLTTTQVALLEAIKASLFDIEPNFPADTDWDEVVKEAKAQTVLGIISPVIPVKDVSVEMGKATYMRILFEQDKLIKLLDANDIPCVILKGSAAAQYYPKPYLRAMGDIDILVTRDRFEEAVELLESNGYIYVHNKDENGHMLAYERNIVYKKNGIIIELHHHFSSEGFDMDDILEQGIYKREYRELDGYKIPVLPDIENGLVLLGHINQHMRGCDLGLRQIIDWEVFLHKAMDRNLWDNKYIPIARSIGLDELALNTTEMCVEYFGLPNDLNLVMKSKSVLEEYLNVLFETGNFGRKANNSSEKKTDKRIMSTAYNIRRLGFFSLFSKHWTTYMEILSKTLISNSFCLDLWYSQNFDERDIFKR
- the aepY gene encoding phosphonopyruvate decarboxylase, whose product is MKVENLVNIIGADFYTGVPDSQLKALCNYLMYTYGIDQSHHIIAANEGNCTALAAGYHLATGKVPVVYMQNSGEGNIINPVASLLNDKVYAIPMIFIVGWRGEPGIHDEPQHIYQGEVTVKLLEDMDIETFIIGKDTTDDEVKAAMENFKAILVNGKQVAFVIRKGALTDAPMVEYKNDNTMVREEIIRHIVRISGEDPIVSTTGKASRELFEIREANGQSHKYDFLTVGSMGHSSSIAFGVAINKPDSKVWCIDGDGAVLMHMGSMAVLGANKPANMVHIVINNSAHETVGGMPTVAGQIDVVGVAKACGYPNAVCVDSFETLDRELEAVKARNELSLIEVKCSIGARDDLGRPTTTAIENKQNFMEYII
- a CDS encoding lipopolysaccharide biosynthesis protein; protein product: MNTYINKVRGLPQGVKASIAFFIANIITKGIGYITTPLYTRLLSTEQYGQTSVFLTWLQVFGIIAMYCLSYGVFNNGMIDYPEKRDEYSLSMLVLSNIITVCFSGIILCIYPLISQYLKMSFSLLVLMCLIFLFQPAYNFWMAKQRYELKYKFSVLWSLISAFCSPLIAIICILLFPEHRLYARIFGAEIALLLIYIGFYVHLIIKAKGKIITKYWMAALLFNLPLIPHYLSTYLLGSADKIMISNIINDTATAYYSVAYSVASVAIIIWTAANSSLIPFTYEKCKIKDYKAISNVTIPILIVFGAACIFIILLAPEVVAIMASKEYKEAIYVIPPIVGGVFFQVHYYIYANVLYYYKKPKFVMIGSFVATVLNVVLNFIFIKQYGYIAAGYTTIFCYFVQALIDYFAMRYVVGESIYDMRIIVGMSVFLTIISIFSNLTYDYVIIRYVVVIVLLIVGILNSKKMISLFKGLKKG
- the glmS gene encoding glutamine--fructose-6-phosphate transaminase (isomerizing), yielding MCGIVGFTGTKQAAPILLDGLAKLEYRGYDSAGIAVRDGVNETEILKEKGKLRVLAEMTDNGNAVKGCCGIGHTRWATHGEPSALNAHPHASDDENVIAVHNGIIENYQELREKLTKKGYTFNSQTDTEVAVKLIDYYYKKYNEGPVDSIVRAMLRIRGSYALCVMFKEYPDEIYTARKDSPMIIGIADGETYVASDVPAILKYTRNVYYIGNNEIAKLEKGKATFYNIDQEEITKPLKEIKWDAESAEKGGYEHFMLKEIHEQPKVIRDTINSVVKDGVISFESVGLTDEDMRNIEQIYIVACGSAYHVGMAAQYVIEELTSLSVRVELASEFRYRKMKLKQNSLVIIISQSGETADSLAALRSAKDQGIKTLGIVNVVGSSIAREADNVFYTLAGPEISVATTKAYSTQLIAGYLLALQFAKAREEISDERYAELINEINTIPEKISRILEDKERIQWFSTKLVGIKDAFFIGRGIDYAISLEGSLKMKEISYIHSEAYAAGELKHGPISLIEDGTVVISVVTQPELYEKTVSNMVEVKSRGAHVLGLTTYGNYAMEDTADFTVYIPKMDPLFAGSLSVIPLQLMGYYVSVGKGYDVDKPRNLAKSVTVE